The Vibrio tasmaniensis genome includes a region encoding these proteins:
- the choV gene encoding choline ABC transporter ATP-binding protein, giving the protein MSNSQGKKTMDAITIKNLDVVFGNKSKQALELLDQGKTRQEIIDETGQVVGVDNVSLTVEEGEICVLMGLSGSGKSSLLRAVNGLNEISRGSLTIKDGDQQVDLAQCDEATLRHLRTDRVSMVFQKFALMPWLNVLDNVAFGLEMQGVAKDVRRAKAREQLDMVGLAEWETKFPHELSGGMQQRVGLARAFAMDTDILLMDEPFSALDPLIRAQLQDELITLQNKLNKTILFVSHDLDEALKIGNNIAIMESGKLIQHGKPEEIVLTPKTEYVKDFVAHTNPLNVLKGRSLMQPLDSLTQEDESWKICDSKDLWIEQSEGALSVKGESTLALVEWSESDDLTAISASSVVVASPEIGMRDAIKLKQLSNHPILLVEDNKLVGILDNSEFYNALTGNFQMNTAA; this is encoded by the coding sequence ATGTCTAACTCTCAGGGAAAAAAGACAATGGACGCGATTACCATTAAGAATCTCGATGTTGTGTTTGGTAATAAATCCAAACAAGCACTTGAGCTACTCGACCAAGGTAAAACTCGCCAAGAGATCATTGATGAAACTGGTCAAGTTGTCGGCGTAGACAATGTGTCGCTGACGGTGGAAGAAGGCGAGATTTGTGTATTGATGGGTTTGTCTGGTTCTGGTAAATCATCTTTGCTGCGTGCAGTTAACGGTTTGAATGAGATCAGCCGTGGTTCACTGACAATCAAAGACGGTGACCAACAAGTCGATTTAGCGCAATGTGATGAAGCGACTCTGCGTCATCTTCGTACTGACCGCGTATCAATGGTTTTCCAAAAATTTGCTTTGATGCCATGGCTTAACGTATTAGACAACGTAGCATTTGGTCTTGAAATGCAGGGTGTAGCGAAAGATGTTCGTCGTGCAAAAGCGCGTGAACAATTAGACATGGTCGGCCTAGCTGAATGGGAAACCAAATTTCCACATGAGCTTTCCGGCGGCATGCAGCAACGTGTTGGTTTGGCGCGTGCGTTTGCAATGGACACCGACATTCTGTTGATGGATGAACCGTTCTCGGCGCTTGATCCACTGATTCGTGCTCAGCTGCAAGATGAATTGATCACGCTGCAAAACAAACTCAACAAAACGATTCTGTTCGTGAGTCACGACCTAGATGAAGCACTGAAGATTGGCAATAACATTGCGATCATGGAGTCAGGCAAACTGATTCAACACGGTAAGCCTGAAGAGATCGTGCTGACGCCAAAAACAGAATACGTAAAAGATTTCGTGGCTCACACCAATCCATTGAATGTACTTAAAGGTCGCTCTTTGATGCAGCCTCTTGATTCACTGACGCAAGAGGATGAAAGCTGGAAGATCTGCGATTCTAAAGATCTCTGGATTGAACAGAGTGAAGGTGCTTTATCAGTGAAAGGTGAATCGACTTTAGCGCTTGTTGAGTGGAGCGAGTCTGACGACCTAACCGCGATTAGCGCGTCGAGTGTGGTAGTGGCAAGCCCGGAAATTGGCATGCGCGATGCGATTAAACTGAAGCAGCTAAGTAATCACCCGATTTTGCTGGTGGAAGACAATAAACTGGTCGGTATTTTGGATAACAGTGAATTTTATAATGCGCTTACTGGTAACTTTCAGATGAATACAGCCGCGTAA
- the choW gene encoding choline ABC transporter permease subunit, whose product MNFITENKIPVGQWMEAGVDWLTINAAGFFDAISIFLETVIMFLVDVFKWMPPALPIVITAAIAWYLHRKPSLVIFVVAALLTILNLGYWQEMLETFVLVFAATTISVLIGVPVGIMAAHRPWLYTVLRPILDLMQTVPTFVYLIPTLVLFGLGIVPGLISTIIFAIAAPIRLTYLGVTKVPEELIEAGKAFGASRMKLLMKVELPAALPSIMAGVTQCIMLSLSMVVIAALVGADGLGKPVVRALNTVNISQGFEAGLAIVLVAIILDRLCKTPNQKEA is encoded by the coding sequence GTGAATTTTATTACGGAAAACAAAATCCCTGTTGGTCAATGGATGGAAGCGGGTGTTGATTGGTTAACGATCAATGCAGCAGGATTCTTTGACGCTATTTCGATTTTTTTAGAAACCGTCATTATGTTTTTAGTCGATGTATTTAAGTGGATGCCACCGGCTTTACCAATCGTTATTACTGCGGCGATTGCATGGTACTTACACCGTAAACCCTCGCTTGTGATTTTCGTGGTTGCAGCCTTGCTGACCATTTTAAACCTCGGCTACTGGCAAGAAATGCTGGAAACCTTTGTCCTCGTGTTTGCAGCGACAACGATTTCCGTATTAATTGGCGTTCCAGTTGGCATTATGGCCGCGCATCGCCCTTGGTTATATACCGTGCTTAGACCCATCCTTGATTTAATGCAGACGGTTCCGACTTTTGTGTATCTGATTCCGACGTTGGTTTTATTCGGCTTGGGCATTGTTCCTGGCTTAATCTCGACCATCATCTTCGCCATTGCCGCACCAATTCGTTTGACCTACTTAGGCGTCACCAAAGTCCCTGAAGAGTTGATTGAAGCGGGTAAAGCGTTTGGTGCGAGTCGAATGAAATTGCTGATGAAGGTGGAATTACCTGCAGCCTTACCAAGTATCATGGCGGGTGTCACACAATGCATTATGTTGTCGCTTTCGATGGTGGTTATCGCCGCTCTTGTCGGTGCTGACGGCCTTGGTAAACCAGTGGTTCGTGCATTGAACACAGTGAACATCTCACAAGGTTTTGAAGCCGGACTGGCGATTGTATTGGTCGCGATTATTCTTGATCGCTTGTGTAAGACACCAAACCAGAAGGAAGCTTAA
- a CDS encoding choline ABC transporter substrate-binding protein, translating into MTTLNIQKVTTKTLTALAISSFAFGANASIEPQQCENVRFADVGWTDITATTAVTSELLKGLGYKTKTDLLSVPVTYSSMANGDIDVFLGNWMPTMEGDIAKYREAGTVDTVRANLEGAKYTLAVPKYVYDAGVKTFADLAKNADKFKDRIYGIEPGNDGNRLIQSMIDSDAFGLKDFSLVESSEAGMVSQVSRAARRSQWIVYLGWAPHPMNSNVEMEYLSGGDDFFGPNYGGANVYTNVRSNYVSECANVGQLLQNLEFSLEMENQLMEEILNQKVKPEKAAQQWLNANPQQVEAWLDNVKTHKGESATQAVTEYLKQVKA; encoded by the coding sequence ATGACGACTCTAAATATTCAGAAAGTGACAACAAAAACGTTAACAGCACTAGCCATCAGTTCATTTGCATTTGGTGCTAACGCTTCTATCGAACCACAACAATGTGAAAACGTACGCTTCGCTGATGTTGGTTGGACAGACATTACCGCGACAACGGCTGTCACTTCAGAGCTACTGAAAGGTCTAGGCTACAAAACCAAAACCGACCTACTTTCAGTTCCGGTCACTTACTCTTCAATGGCCAATGGCGACATTGATGTCTTCCTAGGTAACTGGATGCCAACAATGGAAGGCGATATCGCGAAGTACCGCGAAGCAGGAACGGTTGACACTGTGCGTGCCAACCTTGAAGGCGCAAAATACACGCTTGCTGTTCCTAAATACGTGTATGACGCAGGCGTAAAAACCTTCGCTGACCTAGCAAAAAATGCCGACAAATTTAAAGACCGCATCTACGGTATTGAGCCGGGCAATGATGGCAACCGTCTAATCCAGTCAATGATCGACTCAGACGCTTTTGGCTTGAAAGATTTCAGCTTAGTTGAATCAAGTGAAGCGGGCATGGTATCGCAAGTATCTCGCGCTGCTCGTCGTAGCCAGTGGATCGTTTATCTAGGCTGGGCACCGCACCCAATGAACAGCAACGTTGAGATGGAATACCTATCAGGTGGTGACGACTTCTTCGGCCCGAACTACGGCGGAGCAAATGTTTACACCAATGTTCGTTCAAACTACGTGTCTGAGTGTGCAAACGTCGGTCAACTTCTGCAAAACCTAGAGTTCTCTCTAGAGATGGAAAACCAGTTGATGGAAGAGATTCTTAACCAAAAAGTGAAGCCAGAAAAAGCGGCGCAACAGTGGTTAAACGCTAACCCACAACAAGTTGAAGCTTGGTTAGACAACGTAAAAACGCATAAAGGTGAATCAGCGACGCAAGCGGTTACTGAATACCTAAAACAAGTTAAAGCTTAG